The segment NNNNNNNNNNNNNNNNNNNNNNNNNNNNNNNNNNNNNNNNNNNNNNNNNNNNNNNNNNNNNNNNNNNNNNNNNNNNNNNNNNNNNNNNNNNNNNNNNNNNNNNNNNNNNNNNNNNNNNNNNNNNNNNNNNNNNNNNNNNNNNNNNNNNNNNNNNNNNNNNNNNNNNNNNNNNNNNNNNNNNNNNNNNNNNNNNNNNNNNNNNNNNNNNNNNNNNNNNNNNNNNNNNNNNNNNNNNNNNNNNNNNNNNNNNNNNNNNNNNNNNNNNNNNNNNNNNNNNNNNNNNNNNNNNNNNNNNNNNNNNNNNNNNNNNNNNNNNNNNNNNNNNNNNNNNNNNNNNNNNNNNNNNNNNNNNNNNNNNNNNNNNNNNNNNNNNNNNNNNNNNNNNNNNNNNNNNNNNNNNNNNNNNNNNNNNNNNNNNNNNNNNNNNNNNNNNNNNNNNNNNNNNNNNNNNNNNNNNNNNNNNNNNNNNNNNNNNNNNNNNNNNNNNNNNNNNNNNNNNNNNNNNNNNNNNNNNNNNNNNNNNNNNNNNNNNNNNNNNNNNNNNNNNNNNNNNNNNNNNNNNNNNNNNNNNNNNNNNNNNNNNNNNNNNNNNNNNNNNNNNNNNNNNNNNNNNNNNNNNNNNNNNNNNNNNNNNNNNNNNNNNNNNNNNNNNNNNNNNNNNNNNNNNNNNNNNNNNNNNNNNNNNNNNNNNNNNNNNNNNNNNNNNNNNNNNNNNNNNNNNNNNNNNNNNNNNNNNNNNNNNNNNNNNNNNNNNNNNNNNNNNNNNNNNNNNNNNNNNNNNNNNNNNNNNNNNNNNNNNNNNNNNNNNNNNNNNNNNNNNNNNNNNNNNNNNNNNNNNNNNNNNNNNNNNNNNNNNNNNNNNNNNNNNNNNNNNNNNNNNNNNNNNNNNNNNNNNNNNNNNNNNNNNNNNNNNNNNNNNNNNNNNNNNNNNNNNNNNNNNNNNNNNNNNNNNNNNNNNNNNNNNNNNNNNNNNNNNNNNNNNNNNNNNNNNNNNNNNNNNNNNNNNNNNNNNNNNNNNNNNNNNNNNNNNNNNNNNNNNNNNNNNNNNNNNNNNNNNNNNNNNNNNNNNNNNNNNNNNNNNNNNNNNNNNNNNNNNNNNNNNNNNNNNNNNNNNNNNNNNNNNNNNNNNNNNNNNNNNNNNNNNNNNNNNNNNNNNNNNNNNNNNNNNNNNNNNNNNNNNNNNNNNNNNNNNNNNNNNNNNNNNNNNNNNNNNNNNNNNNNNNNNNNNNNNNNNNNNNNNNNNNNNNNNNNNNNNNNNNNNNNNNNNNNNNNNNNNNNNNNNNNNNNNNNNNNNNNNNNNNNNNNNNNNNNNNNNNNNNNNNNNNNNNNNNNNNNNNNNNNNNNNNNNNNNNNNNNNNNNNNNNNNNNNNNNNNNNNNNNNNNNNNNNNNNNNNNNNNNNNNNNNNNNNNNNNNNNNNNNNNNNNNNNNNNNNNNNNNNNNNNNNNNNNNNNNNNNNNNNNNNNNNNNNNNNNNNNNNNNNNNNNNNNNNNNNNNNNNNNNNNNNNNNNNNNNNNNNNNNNNNNNNNNNNNNNNNNNNNNNNNNNNNNNNNNNNNNNNNNNNNNNNNNNNNNNNNNNNNNNNNNNNNNNNNNNNNNNNNNNNNNNNNNNNNNNNNNNNNNNNNNNNNNNNNNNNNNNNNNNNNNNNNNNNNNNNNNNNNNNNNNNNNNNNNNNNNNNNNNNNNNNNNNNNNNNNNNNNNNNNNNNNNNNNNNNNNNNNNNNNNNNNNNNNNNNNNNNNNNNNNNNNNNNNNNNNNNNNNNNNNNNNNNNNNNNNNNNNNNNNNNNNNNNNNNNNNNNNNNNNNNNNNNNNNNNNNNNNNNNNNNNNNNNNNNNNNNNNNNNNNNNNNNNNNNNNNNNNNNNNNNNNNNNNNNNNNNNNNNNNNNNNNNNNNNNNNNNNNtttatttttagttattatttgagttatttatttttatttatattactttggcactaactcttttactaagtgtctttacaggtacccggaggtgcttctccttgaaattattcgaaaaagttcgaattatatttcattcattattttgtggatattgacgttaggcaaaccttaggccgattattattttattttgttgtgtatattacatgtttattatatctgtacattattttatattcttcctcaatttgaaaaaaaatgaattcagtcgggaaccacaattgtggattccgaagggtgcctaaccccttcccttcggaataatttaaaccccttacctagaatcgaattggtttcgtagattgataattggtttcctatttttcctaaaaattaggtggcgactcttttaaaactcgtttatttttaaaactttgttaaaattgaatcaattaattatttttcgagttgccgcgacgtttcgccctatttcgaaagagtagggatgtaaacaaATATAACTGTTTATTACATGTAAAacacaactttattttttaatactgTCCAAAAATCCTACAAGgtattattgaaattaataatgCAGCCTCATttgattatttataatattttattgtatgACCTATTTGGACGTCGCCATTTAAGCAGTAGTCAGACTATGAGATTGTCAAGCCAAATTTCTGAGAAAATATACTTGAAATTGATTTTGAGTCGAATTGTGTCTAACtatataataacttaaaatgatgatttcaaaattaattaaagatttttagtgacaattaattaatgatattatcttaattatcgctaaaagtatatttttagtgatatttaacattttttgtaaattttcatAAAGTCTATAATGACATTGGATCCAGTGACAATTAACTAGTGTCGGTAAAAGTTTATCACTTTtcgttaatatatatatttattgccgttaaaaattgtttttattatttatgtgtatacgcttaattaattattttcagtCACGGACGTAATTTGGGACATAATTCAAGTTATGAATAGTTATATTAGTTAGAAAGTTATTATTGCTAGTGGTTAATATGATTAATAAAAGCATATAAAGTAGCTAGAGTACGACGATTTACTTGGACTTTTTAGAAACCTATTAACAAGAACGTGTGTCTAGCTAGATCAACACTTTTAATCTGTACATAGTATATAATAAGATGTTATGAACTTATGATACACATTTTTAGTTATTGTTTTTCATCGGTGCTTAATATATCTATTAGAGgtcgattaatttaaattcgtagcagaaaattttatttaagtaGGTAATTGTGTCTATGATCTTTAATTAATTCTCTACCAAAAGGATTATATTATTCTGTTTCTTTAATCCATCCTAGGAGCTcccatttttttctcctttgatgattcgaacccacaacctcaagGCTGGAGGTGAAGGATACTTATCATCCGAGCAGCGTCTCATGGGTCATCCATCTTAGCTAGTAATACTGATCTCACGCAAGTATACTTAACCTTGGAGTTCTGATTAGATTTGATGTATTACTGCTTTTATGATCGCTTTCAAAGTTATTctatatgaatttgtatatgatactatacatatataaataattttatggaATGATAATGATCGGCTAGTCGTAGTCGCATATCAATTATGCTCAATATAGGATATTCGTTGAATTGGATCTTTTGAGAAGCTTTTGAACCTAGCGAAAAGAACTCTAAGCTTTTACTGCAAGTctattaattaagaattaagaAATACTTATCGCTCCATCACAATCACTCAGTAGAGTGACGTTCATGACACACATGTTCATTCCCCAAAAAACACAAAGACCAATTAACTCAAactatttcttttgaaattctGCCCACCCATACCCCACCCCCACCCGCACGAGAAcacttttttgttttattctcatatttatttatttatttttgtctaaTTTGTTGTCTTAAATTTCTTCTACGTACCATAAAATTCTAAGACAAGACAAAAAAGAATAGTTCTCTTGTTTTCTTTTGGATTTTTCTGTTCAAAATTTTGCTACTGGCAGTATATTAGGCAAAATTAGATgtaccaaaaataatatttaaatatattaggCAAAAGTGGgcaagttattttatttatattagacAAAAGATTGGCACCTAATGAAATTTCATTTAAATGGATGATTAAGTAATAGAATTCTAATTAGTACATGTTAATTAACTTTGAAAGACGTCCAAGTTAACCGAATAATTTAGATTTGTCTTTGTATGATCAAATTGCCTTTCTCTTAATTATGGTACTAAACCTAATTATTAAGTCGGCCAATttcttttagaatttattttatagCTATATTCGAGCAATGTCATGAGATTGATGGacgaagttttaaatttatgatgaaGAATTCTACACGacgaaaatttgaattaaatggAATAGTGGGCAGAGGTGGATGCAAAGATCCAAAGTCGAGAACGAAATAATGTAAGATTATATGTTATGGTCCCTGAGTAATTGTTTGAggtgtaaaaaataataatcgagtgataataattatgatattatatatataatatatagtcataAAAACTGATTTATTTATCTCTATAGAGTAACTGGTATTTCCAATATTCAAAGGATGTATTAATTCACAAACTGAAACGGCAGGCATAAATTGTCCCTGCCTCCCTTAATagtcaaaaattatatttaattaattatcactATTAAATAACCGTccctatatttttttaaatttttttttctcaaagtcCACACACACtgtatgtttttataaaataaattaaactcaaACATGATACTAACCatcatcatttttcttatttttctcgAAATTTTTGACTCTATATTTTGATGCATGCAGGCCAAATAgtgacataattttaaattgGTCGGTTATATAAACGACACTTTATAttgtaaaaacatttaaaatctTTGTAACTTTTTTGGTggttatatttgaaaaaaaaaaaaacttagtcaaccaaaatatttttgttcctcTAAGCCGACCTTATTAGaaagagataaaaataatattttttttttatataatttctccCACTTATAAAAAGCCAACCAACGCCTACACATATTGAACCCCTCAAAAACCCTTTTAAGTcaccaaatttaagaaaaacacACGTACTAGATTTTGTTGCTAGTGTTATTAATTTCTAcgcattttgatattttatcaGATTGAATCTAATTTGTGTCATATTCAAATtaggatcttttttttttgttaagtatGTTGAGTCCTTTGATAGAtcaaaaggaagaaaacaataTTCCAAAGCAAAAAAGCCATCTAACACTTGCAATTTTAGAAGCAAAATGCATTGGAAAAATTGCATTTCCTATGATATTTACAGGCCTAATTCTTTATTCACGTTCAattatttcaatgatttttcttGGTCATTTAGGGGAACTTTCTTTAGCTGGTGGTTCACTTGCAATTGGATTTGCAAATATAACCGGTTATTCAATTCTTTCAGGTTTAGCCATGGGAATGGAACCAATTTGTGGACAAGCTTTTGGTGCTAAAAGATTCAACATTTTAGGCCTTacattacaaagaacaattctTTTGCTACTTTTAACCTCAATTCCAATTTCAATTTTGTGGCTATTTATGCAAAAACTCTTGATTTTATGTGGCCAAAATCATGAAATTGCAAAAATGGCACAAAATTACATCCTTTTTTCACTCCCTGACCTTTTTGCTCAATCACTTTTACACCCCTTGAGGATTTATCTACGTTCACAATCCATCACATTGCCTTTAACATTTTGTGCTATTTTTGCAATCATTCTTCATATCccaattaattatttcttaatcaAAATTCTTAATCTTGGGATTAAAGGTGTAGCATTAAGTGGGGTTTGGACAAATTTCAATCTTGTTGGATCATTAATAATTTACATTATATTTTCAAAGATTTACAAGAAAACTTGGTGTGGAATTTCTTTAGAGTGTTTTAAGGGATGGAAATCACTTCTCAATTTAGCAATTCCAAGTTGTATTAGTGTTTGTTTAGAGTGGTGGTGGTatgaaattatgatattattatgtgGGATTTTAATTAATCCTCAATCAACAGTTGCATCAATGGGAATTTTGATCCAAACAACATCTTTAATCTACATTTTCCCATCTTCATTAAGCTTTGGTGTATCAACAAGAGTTGGAAATGAGCTAGGTGCTAATCGTCCAAATCGCGCTAAATTAGCCGCTATTATTGGACTATGTACAAGTTTCGTCCTGGGTATCTCATCCTTATTTTTTGCTATTCTCGTACGTAATATTTGGGCAAAAATATTCACTCAAGATCaagaaattatgaaattaaccTCAATGGTGTTACCTATTATTGGACTTTGTGAACTTGGGAATTGTCCACAAACAACAGGTTGTGGTGTGTTAAGAGGAACAGCTAGGCCAAAATTAGGTGCTAATATTAATTTAggatgtttttatttaattggaaTGCCAATTGCAATTTGGTTAAGTTTTTTTATGGGATTTGATTTTAAAGGATTATGGCTTGGATTATTAGGTGCACAAGGTTCATGTGCTGTGACTATGATGTTAATTATTTTGGTTAAGACTAATTGGGAAGATCAAGCAAGAAGAGCAAAAGAACTAATTAATGGTGATTATGATAATCAAGATGAAAAGATAGAGGATTATTTGGATTATCACAAGTTGGAAAATTCaaatgtttgattttattttatttttttaattcaattcttgtggattattgaattttttttttttgaaaaaatgttttGTACACTAGTAGagattaaattagtttttttttccttgtaaTCAAGCACGTAGAATTTAGAAagtgatttttccttttctattttgtgacataaattaattagtgaAAGTCGGCATTATTTGTGACAATTAATTTAGATATCAAGAGAATAGAGATTGTGAAAATTTATCGTCATGCTTCGTGTAATGATAAAATCAGGATTTTTAATTAAGAgggtttaaaatataaaaaataaataaataatatatcgaAATCGAAGAGAGTTTCatgtttaatataatatttaataaataattttaatcggATATAGCTAATGTAACTTTCTATCAGAAATTCAGATAAAATTCCTTAATCCTTGTTAATTTTGCTTCgatttaatattctttttttatgtcttttgaACACGGATATTTGACTTTTaaagtcaaatattttttaaatgataattatagTATTCGAATCACCTAATAtgcaaatttttaaaattgacttgTACTTTTTTAAATTCTCTCAAATTAACCAACGAAAGCCGGCATTTTTCATTCCTTTGTATCTATCTATagattttgtaaaatttattatattagcATGCTTTATTTTCTTCTCTCCTTTGAAACACAaatatttgacttttaaaagtcaattaatatttttccttttttaaaaaaatattcaacttAGATATGTTGAATTGTGCCCCATATCTAtctatttgagtttttttaaaataaaaataaaataaaaaataaaagtttatatttttcgAATTTTAAAAGTCAATCATCTTGTGTATGTTGGGACAAAGTACTAGTACTAAATTCACTCTTAAATTGAAAATGTATCGAATTTCTAGTACGTACAATAATTAGAGAAAAAtcagtaattaaaaaaaattaaagtatcatATAGTAACTTCACTTCTCTTATAAGTATACGCTAACAAATTTATGAATACAAGACATGtatctttaaattttctacAAGTTTTTATTGTTTAGTTGTAATTTTGTgatctatttttataattaatccATAATTCTTATGGTTAAGTTAAtgcttttttattatttaatatccataaaagaattatttaataTTGACAAGACTATTCAATTTTTGCAACCGCCGGCAATACTACTGTGTAACCAAGTCTATAGTATATTATGTATACATTGAATCTTTGAATATAGTTTGGAATTTACTGAGGAGGCTTtatttgaagaaagaaaaagtataCATATGAACTATTAACTTTTGCGTGTATGCATCAAAtcgataaatatataatatgttttttatatataacattattattacataaagttttagtttattatacagtgaattcaaattaaatatcaagtaagttttcttttttgttcattttagttttttgcGTCTTAATTTTTTCTGGTGAATGACTTATTGAGGATGGATATGGTAGTAATGTAGATGTAGATTCATTTAAATTCgtgatttttaataaaatttatttatgtagaACTAACTGAATTATTGAAAATACTCTAAAGTATGAATAACCTAAAACTCAAACATGGTCACTAGTATTGTGGTTAGAATCTAATTCTGAatttgtaaaattaatattttaatttgaatttgccTCAAAACCtatagaaaaaaagaattaatgcATTAGAGTAGTAGAAAATTGGgttataggaaaaaaattatgaacgtTATAGTCTACGTACTCtcaattcttcaaattttgttgCTCTACCATTgatttattagttcattttttCGTCTAAATTACATTTCACAAGTTCAGTATCAGACatcaagtaataaaaaaaatctgataATTTCGATTTTCATTTAAACTGGACGAAATATACTAAAGTGGGGTGGGGGGTACTGTTTGACAAAAAAAAGATAAGTTATTTGGAAAATACAAACATGAAAAAGAATATAAGTACAAAAGAATTAATGTAGTATTAATCAGCCACGACTATTCTCCGTTCTGTAACTTAATTGACATTTgcaaacttaattaataaattgacTAGTATTAAATTTGTACTATCCAttctattattaattaaatttttttttaatttggtgtTTGATATCTATATTAAAGTTCGATTAATTTGAATTCACGTCAAGTAGGATAAcatttgaagagaaaaaaaattatacccaAGACTCGAACCTGAGTTAGACCTCTAATTAAGGGAGAAACAACCCCACTCTGCACTCCACCACATGCTTTGATGGTGCATTATTGAgttaattagtttttaaaaaaatctttattaatATCAGTAACTTGTTTATAATAATTTGTTAATATAAAGTAGTCCTTTAATGGGATAATTACAAAATACATGACATGCAACATGGATAGGTAATGGCAAACATGTTACAagatgcataattttttttaaaaaaaaatatattttgattgagAAATATGCCAATTTGCATAATTATTATTGTGAAGataatgttgttgtattatCGAAATATTGTTTAAGCATAAATTGATGTACTGTTTCCGTACAATTAATTGCATTAATGAATTTCTTTAACCATAATATATAATTCATCACCTctagacattttttttaatctatgcATTATGGATAAtctattttgttatttgtgTGGACCTAGCTAGGAGCATGTTTATCCTAATCATGATATTATTGTTAATGACTTACTATTATATAATAACAATGTAAATAATTTCTTCACTATCGATGCATATTTAACCGATTAGGTTACCAAAGTATAGTAAAATATTACATTTTGTTAAAAGTTAATTCAAACTTATTCATAACAcgaaatgttaattttttttactttattgttaAGAATTAACTTAATTTGTTTCGAAAAATATTGTTTGTATATCAACGGTATAGAGCACCTCTATctctaattaataaaatttattgtcATATTTGTCAACATAGAAGCACCTATTGGATAAAATTATAGTgataaaagaatttaaatatgtatcgcataatttttttcatgcaagaagaaaaaaaagaataagaataaaaagaaaaacgttataattaaaaattgaggaatttttataaatagCGATCTGCTATGAACATTATTGCAAAACCAGCCCATATAATAGACACTAAGATGTTGTTGGGCCTTGTAGGGGTTTCAGATCCATATATCTACCAATTTTCAATGTTAGAACTTGCATTATTTTACGAGGTATTCTATTTAGATATCGctatttaaattgtatttattctttttaattttttatatgtttactCACTTTAGAATAATTTAGtaagaaataacaaataataacaaaaattggAACACAAAACACTACGAGAATAACGGAAGGAGAAACAAACAGGGTGCAACATGAAAATCTAGCGATATGTATATCCTCTTATGTAAAGTAATGTTCttgataaactaaaaatatatcatgTCATGTTTCATCActctttttcataatatttctTGCGCCCGTGAAAATCTAGCGAGAATGCAATTTTTTAAACGTCTTTTTAAGTTTAAAGTTGTAAGATAAGATCTATGTCACGCCTTTAGACTTCTACTAAGTACTCCGTTCGTCATTTGACAATTTATTCACGAATTTTTACGATCTTGTAAAATCAAATAAGCTTTCAAATTAGATCGGTAAGAGAATGAAGAAAGAcactagagaatttctaaggaaaGTTTTATATTGCTAGGAAGATTACTTGAtgaatttataaatgaatatttcTATTTATACTATTAACTTAGGGgttaaatatgtaaataataatTGTTAAACAAGTTTTACATATTTAATAGTAAGTCCTTCTTCTAGAACTCTCTATATAACTAGAATATTTTATGGACCTTCTATACAATTCTTTATTCTTCCATGAAAACCTCTATAGTTCTCTAGAATCATCCACGAGAACTAATCTTTTTCCTTCGTAAGCCTTTTATGTGGGCAACTTTGTGCCGTGTGGCACTTATTTAGCACTCATGTGACGTGATTGATGACATGTCGGATCGTCACATTTATCACTATattaatagttttatttttcataaataaaattttaaacatattaattaatcaaatttcattGAGGGCAGTATGACTTAgctagaaaaattaaaagaaaataatttagttagattaattattaatttattataactaGAAAATCAGAATTGATCGTGCAATAAGATTAGGCAAAATCTTAATTTTATAATCAGAAAATGTCAAGGTAGGAGGTGTGCATTTCACAACAGTTTCCTCTTTTgtttgattaaataaaaaatcttatgATTATTAGTTCTAGTCAAAATATAACCCCACTTACCTAAAACAAATCATACTTAACTACTAacagagatttttttttaaaaaaaaaataaatttttttaatgcagCATTCTTAAAGatgtttaaaattttgaaacaatatACTTTAAAGAAAATTGTATGGAAATTTCGTaagcttattttattaattatatatatgtgaataGTCTATGGATTAGAATTTAGAAGCATGCATGAATCTTGGACAATTGTTTCAAGAATATTAACACACTGGTTTATTAGAGACAGAGACAATTATGTGTCCCACATATTAGGTAAGTAAATTATTTACCTTGTTTTTcaagtaaataatatattaaaaaattaattaatatttttggttATGCATATCTCCAAGTCTCTTTGATGgaaggaaattattaattataaccGGTACCGTTGTAGAGAATTATCTTTGATCTGATATTGATTTATAACCttttttagggttttaattTGCCGATTCTCTGCGGCACCTAATAACTATATATGGCAAAATGTATTAGCGAAATATATACCTCCGTCTATAGTTGTTCAGGAGTCGTAGAAAATCATCTTTGATCTGATAACTGATTTATAACTTGAAAAGATTCTTAGATTTTTCATTTGCCAATTCTCTACGACACTTGATAACTATGGCAAAAGGTATCGCTGATATATTAAAGTAGGTTGATACCTTCAACTATAGTTGTTTGAGAGTCGTAGATAATTGTCTTTGATTCGATACGAATTCGTAACCTGAAAAGAATGATAAAAGTTCTGAAATCTTCTTTGATTGTTCCTCTTTAATAAATCGTAACCTAACATCGTCTCATAACctttaaaatgattaaaatccTACAATCTTCTTTGATTAAGCCCCTTAATGAATTGAACTCTCTGATAATCTTCTTTTGATATAATCGGTCGTtacatatattatacaaatgaacaaatttgatttaatttaatcttGCGGCCCCAAATAATGCCTAGTGTGGCCCAAATATGAGATATGACTTTATAATCTTACAAACAtctattatgttttatttgcaaatttcttatattttatttatcaatctCTTGTGATAAAAATTGtataccaaaaaaaaacattgaaaagtTTGTACTTCCACCTTGGTCACTAGGGAGAAAATATTCCTAACAAATAAGGAGTACATGTTCTTGGCAATTATAAGGTTTTGGGTAATATGTGCATTTTTTGctgtaataataattgtaagATGGACAAAGGAATGTTCTCTTTATTCTATGTGATTTAGGTCCCATCTAGTGTGTGATGtctcttcttctactactaatTATAAGCA is part of the Solanum pennellii chromosome 8, SPENNV200 genome and harbors:
- the LOC107028195 gene encoding protein DETOXIFICATION 49-like produces the protein MLSPLIDQKEENNIPKQKSHLTLAILEAKCIGKIAFPMIFTGLILYSRSIISMIFLGHLGELSLAGGSLAIGFANITGYSILSGLAMGMEPICGQAFGAKRFNILGLTLQRTILLLLLTSIPISILWLFMQKLLILCGQNHEIAKMAQNYILFSLPDLFAQSLLHPLRIYLRSQSITLPLTFCAIFAIILHIPINYFLIKILNLGIKGVALSGVWTNFNLVGSLIIYIIFSKIYKKTWCGISLECFKGWKSLLNLAIPSCISVCLEWWWYEIMILLCGILINPQSTVASMGILIQTTSLIYIFPSSLSFGVSTRVGNELGANRPNRAKLAAIIGLCTSFVLGISSLFFAILVRNIWAKIFTQDQEIMKLTSMVLPIIGLCELGNCPQTTGCGVLRGTARPKLGANINLGCFYLIGMPIAIWLSFFMGFDFKGLWLGLLGAQGSCAVTMMLIILVKTNWEDQARRAKELINGDYDNQDEKIEDYLDYHKLENSNV